Proteins from one Sylvia atricapilla isolate bSylAtr1 chromosome 1, bSylAtr1.pri, whole genome shotgun sequence genomic window:
- the FAM83H gene encoding LOW QUALITY PROTEIN: protein FAM83H (The sequence of the model RefSeq protein was modified relative to this genomic sequence to represent the inferred CDS: inserted 1 base in 1 codon; deleted 2 bases in 2 codons) — MARRSQSSSQGDNPLDPNYLPPHYKEYYRLALDVLTEEGKESYQRFLAEEAAPDFLCGSEVDHIIQNLQKPQYASQEGSTDTAGDNDMDGSSGTYWPMNSDLAIPELDLGWPMVFGFRGTEVTTLVQPPPPDNPSIKEEARRMIRAAQQVVAIVMDVFTDVDLLFEVLDAASRRVPVYILLDEMNSQLFLDTAAKCRVNLNYVEFLRVRTVSGPTYYCRTGMSFKGHLKEKFLLVDCMVVLSGNYSFMWSFEKIHRSIAHIFQGELVASFDEEFRILFAQSEPLVPPANLLAKAENTFAMAPFGSNMPFFPKKGPLMFQRDESLFPSFMDRVDPDRYFLSNFRRDDMLRHTVEGSALRMYKKVEMENSQMDPVRGFLRSKQLEVDAFKRHSFAEGTFENFASAKQYARQMFMNNMDEFKIQSSHFQKDQFYQYQFEHPHLSGRPQGXLERIRGGRPGFNELEDYGEGPRYPELEPSFQQEGFPLRLDYVPSNSSREVRHGSDQLNPAGNGPMGMMLRRQNIGQKFICQTSPTQKQSLEQRLFLQDKDEDQDDDKNTQENRTGLRNWRISSYLSAYQSEPDEGLPMPMESEAYNDALGEPLTKHPTDLVPAFKPPTPFSSKPLGIDSAKESADPDRPGEETSIMKPDAFRSRINPLIQRSSRLRSSLIFSAAKLDQPNTTIEKVQMIQKEQMSSELTKDNETIKTAASSKVAELLEKYKAVGKDMERGTVTHTKAVSGYLQEESQNTEKKCTKSVQYKILESRVLDSKDSCSTYKMHGELDRAFGMASSTPQLGDGLSKDPLAHLGTKVDKLSSRFYPIENKPPLPEKESLIFVGDTQKLALPEKKDRVTFREDSPKLVNTEMKKPQVRTGTTSSVLESLSRSPGSDSSLNKSEEDCSKQEQNPMEFLRKGSLRLKQLLNPKGEKKLEEEPASESGKCDKQAVVLKRSSIGDCQEAMEEEKTHKFAAPLPPKSSQTTQGRFPSSTANILYSSNLRDDTKVILEQISANSQKNRAELAKQLPSTSNPDLSRSTTSLERKGEKEKSCNIHRSESFGSQKRNFQRQPSEDRDTLLKKMENMRKEKRVYSRFEVFCKKDEHTTPSEEEYDTDAKDKKMGKFMPKILGTFKTKK, encoded by the exons ATGGCTCGTCGATCCCAGAGCTCCTCACAGGGGGACAACCCCCTCGACCCCAACTACCTTCCCCCCCACTACAAGGAGTATTACCGTCTGGCCCTGGATGTGCTCACAGAGGAGGGCAAGGAGAGTTACCAGCGCTTCCTGGCCGAGGAGGCGGCCCCCGACTTCCTCTGTGGCTCTGAGGTGGATCACATCATCCAGAACCTCCAGAAGCCACAGTACGCCAGCCAGGAGGGCAGCACAGACACCGCGGGGGACAATGACATGGACGGATCCTCTGGGACTTACTGGCCCATGAACTCAGACCTTGCTATTCCTGAGCTTGACCTGGGCTGGCCGATGGTCTTTGGGTTCAGGGGAACAGAGGTGACAACACTGGTGCAGCCACCCCCACCAGACAACCCCAGCATTAAGGAGGAGGCTCGCAGGATGATCCGAGCAGCTCAGCAG GTGGTGGCAATTGTGATGGACGTTTTCACGGATGTGGATCTGCTGTTTGAGGTGCTGGATGCTGCTTCTCGCCGAGTGCCTGTCTACATCCTGCTGGATGAAATGaactctcagcttttcctcGACACAGCTGCCAAGTGCAGAGTCAACCTGAACTACGTGGAG TTCCTGAGGGTGAGGACAGTGTCTGGCCCAACCTACTACTGCCGCACGGGGATGTCCTTCAAGGGGCACCTGAAGGAGAAGTTCCTGCTGGTGGACTGCATGGTGGTGCTGAGTGGCAACTACAG CTTCATGTGGTCCTTTGAGAAGATTCACAGGAGCATTGCACACATCTTCCAGGGTGAGCTGGTGGCCAGCTTTGATGAAGAATTCCGCATTTTGTTTGCACAGTCGGAACCTCTCGTTCCTCCAGCCAACCTCCTGGCAAAGGCAGAGAACACGTTTGCCATGGCTCCCTTTGGCAGTAACATGcctttctttcccaaaaaaGGCCCCCTGATGTTCCAGAGGGATGAGAGTCTCTTCCCCTCCTTCATGGACAGGGTGGATCCGGACAGGTACTTCCTCTCCAATTTTCGACGGGATGACATGCTGCGGCACACCGTGGAGGGCTCAGCCTTGCGGATGTATAAAAAGGTGGAAATGGAGAATTCCCAGATGGATCCAGTCAGGGGTTTTCTCCGTTCCAAGCAGCTGGAGGTGGATGCTTTTAAGAGACACAGTTTTGCAGAAGGAACGTTTGAAAATTTTGCTTCTGCCAAGCAGTACGCACGGCAGATGTTCATGAACAACATGGATGAGTTCAAAATCCAATCCAGTCATTTCCAGAAGGACCAGTTCTACCAGTACCAGTTTGAACATCCCCATCTTTCTGGCAGACCTCAGG TTCTTGAGAGGATTCGAGGGGGGAGGCCGGGATTCAATGAACTGGAAGACTATGGAGAGGGACCCCGATACCCTGAACTGGAGCCCAGTTTCCAACAGGAGGGTTTCCCCTTACGGCTGGATTACGTGCCCTCAAATTCTTCCAGGGAGGTGAGACATGGCTCTGACCAGCTGAACCCTGCGGGCAATGGCCCCATGGGAATGATGTTACGGAGGCAGAATATAGGACAGAAATTCATTTGCCAGACTTCTCCCACGCagaagcagagcctggagcagcgCCTGTTCCTGCAGGACAAGGATGAAGACCAGGATGACGACAAGAACAcgcaggaaaacagaacaggGCTACGGAACTGGAGGATTTCT TCGTACCTCAGTGCGTACCAGTCTGAACCAGATGAAGGGCTCCCGATGCCGATGGAGTCCGAGGCATACAACGATGCTCTTGGGGAGCCCCTCACAAAGCACCCCACTGACCTTGTTCCAGCATTCAAACCCCCCACACCCTTCAGTAGCAAGCCACTGGGAATTGACAGTGCCAAGGAATCTGCAGATCCTGACAGACCAGGAGAAGAAACCTCAATAATGAAACCAGATGCCTTCAGGTCCAGGATAAATCCCTTGATCCAGAGGAGCTCCAGGCTCAGGTCCTCTCTGATTTTCAGTGCTGCAAAGTTAGATCAGCCCAACACTACGATAGAAAAGGTGCAGATGATCCAAAAAGAGCAAATGTCCAGTGAGTTAACAAAGGACAATGAAACCATCAAGACGGCTGCCTCCTCCAAAGTGGCCGAGCTGCTGGAGAAGTACAAAGCTGTGGGCAAGGACATGGAACGGGGCACAGTCACCCACACCAAAGCTGTTTCGGGTTACCTACAggaggaatcacagaatacagAGAAGAAATGTACCAAATCTGTGCAGTATAAGATTCTGGAGAGCAGGGTGCTGGACTCCAAAGACTCTTGCAGTACTTACAAAATGCATGGAGAGTTGGACAGAGCATTTGGAATGGCCTCATCCACCCCCCAGCTTGGGGATGGGTTGAGTAAAGATCCCCTGGCACATCTTGGCACAAAGGTGGACAAGCTGTCATCCCGATTTTACCCCATCGAGAACAAACCTCCTCTTCCAGAGAAGGAGAGCCTGATATTTGTAGGAGACACTCAGAAATTGGCTCTTCCAGAGAAGAAGGACAGAGTGACCTTCAGAGAAGACTCTCCAAAATTAGTcaacacagaaatgaagaaacCACAGGTTAGGACAGGCACTACATCCTCAGTTCTAGAAAGCCTGTCTAGAAGTCCAGGCTCTGACAGCTCTCTCAACAAATCTGAGGAAGACTGTTCAAAACAAGAGCAAAATCCCATGGAGTTTTTAAGAAAAGGCTCACTGCGGCTGAAGCAGCTTTTGAACCCAAAAGGTGAAAAGAAACTGGAGGAGGAGCCTGCTTCTGAGAGTGGGAAATGTGACAAGCAGGCAGTGGTGCTCAAACGATCATCCATAGGGGACTGCCAAGAAGcaatggaggaagaaaaaacccacaaatttgCAGCACCGCTCCCCCCCAAGAGCAGCCAGACAACACAAGGGAGGTTCCCTTCCTCCACAGCCAACATCCTGTACAGCAGCAACCTGCGTGACGACACCAAGGTGATCCTGGAGCAGATCTCTGCCAACAGCCAGAAGAACAGAGCCGAGCTGGCCAAGCAGCTGCCATCCACCAGCAACCCTGACCTCTCCAGGTCGACCACAagcttggaaagaaaaggggaaaaggagaaaagctgcaACATCCACAGGTCTGAGAGCTTTGGGAGCCAGAAACGGAACTTCCAGCGGCAGCCGTCAGAGGACAGAGACACCCTCCTGAAAAAGATGGAGAACATGCGGAAGGAGAAGCGAGTCTACAGCAGGTTTGAGGTGTTCTGCAAGAAGGATGAACACACGACTCCCAGTGAAGAGGAGTATGACACAGATgccaaagacaaaaaaatg ggaaaattcATGCCCAAAATCCTGGGGACCTTCAAGACCAAAAAATGA
- the MAPK15 gene encoding LOW QUALITY PROTEIN: mitogen-activated protein kinase 15 (The sequence of the model RefSeq protein was modified relative to this genomic sequence to represent the inferred CDS: inserted 1 base in 1 codon), which produces MSPPEVEPLVCRKYEIKRRLGKGAYGIVWRATDRRTGETVAVKKIFDAFRNRTDAQRTFREIMFLQEFGEHPNIIKLLDVIQAENDKDIYLIFESMETDLHAVIKKGNLLKDIHKCYILYQLLKATKFIHSGNVIHRDQKPSNVLLDAQCHVKLCDFGLARSLCQPGEEQPSPALTEYVATRWYRAPEILLASRSYTKGVDMWSIGCILGEMLLGKPLFPGTSTINQIEQILRVIPAPSPEDILALQSEYKASVINHMSSRQRVAFEEIFPSSTPLPALDLLKKLLVFNPDKRLTAEEALQHPYVSRFHCPSREPSLDFDVILPLGDDVQLSVAEYRNKLYEMILEKKSKSLPKEQGRRENIQLSQCESSTLVPGFSSVTVPTRKGQQEPTPPLVNPSHVHTGATAAAQPTGSSQSKDLARTVCQRSQISVMIYNPITHTTVQRNANPGAGIRNCSAPPQQSRISXNEKLGRQITWPHTRLSPTSAQNHDNNPRSSQCHSKDVRPLLKPSKKMFQITANVGAAGDPRASMGSYSQAYGTISKSALQSLPIAKASKNPEQ; this is translated from the exons ATGAGCCCGCCCGAGGTGGAGCCGCTCGTGTGCCGCAAATACGAGATCAAGAGGCGCCTGGGCAAGGGC GCTTATGGCATCGTCTGGAGAGCGACTGACCGCAGGACAGGAGAGACAGTCGCTGTGAAAAAGATTTTTGATGCTTTCAGGAACAGAACAGATGCTCAG aGAACATTTCGAGAGATTATGTTCCTGCAG GAATTCGGAGAACATCCCAATATCATCAAGCTGCTCGATGTTATCCAAGCAGAGAATGACAAGGACATCTACCTCATCTTCGAGTCCATGG AGACAGATTTACATGCTGTGATTAAGAAGGGGAATTTGCTGAAAGACATCCACAAGTGTTACATTCTCTACCAGCTCCTGAAGGCAACTAAATTCATCCACTCAGGGAATGTTATTCACAGGGATCAGAAG CCCTCCAATGTGCTGCTGGATGCCCAGTGCCATGTGAAGCTGTGTGACTTTGGGCTGGCCCGTTCCCTGTGCCAGCCGGGcgaggagcagcccagccccgcGCTCACCGAGTACGTGGCCACGCGCTGGTACCGGGCCCCCGAGATCCTGCTGGCCTCTCGCAG TTACACTAAGGGTGTAGACATGTGGAGCATTGGCTGTATTCTCGGAGAGATGCTGCTTGGAAAGCCTCTTTTTCCTGGAACATCAACAATTAATCAAATAGAGCAGATCCTGAGGgtcatccctgctccatccccagaAG ATATTTTGGCTCTGCAGTCAGAGTACAAGGCCTCAGTTATTAACCACATGAGCTCCCG GCAGCGAGTAGCATTTGAGGAGATTTTCCCATCCTCTACTCCACTGCCTGCCTTGGATCTGCTGAAGAAACTTCTGGTATTTAACCCTGACAAACggctcacagcagaggaggctCTGCAGCATCCTTACGTGAGCAG ATTCCACTGTCCTTCCAGGGAGCCCTCTTTGGATTTTGATGTGATCCTTCCTTTGGGGGATGATGTCCAGCTGTCTGTGGCAgaatatagaaataaattatatgaG atgATCCTTGAAAAGAAGTCAAAGAGCCTTCCAAAGGAGCAAGGGCGGAGAGAAAACATTCAGCTGAGCCAGTGTGAATCCAGCACACTTGTCCCCGGTTTCAGCTCAGTGACTGTACCCACCAGAAAAGGCCAGCAAGAACCAACACCCCCTCTTGTAAACCCTTCACATGTGCACACTGGAGCCACAGCTGCGGCCCAGCCAACAGGATCCAGCCAGAGCAAGGACTTGGCCAGAACTGTGTGTCAGAGATCACAGATTAGTGTGATGATATACAACCCCATCACACACACCACTGTGCAGA gaaaTGCAAATCCTGGTGCTGGGATCAGGAACTGTTCTGCACCACCTCAACAGTCCAGAATCT ACAATGAGAAACTAGGGAGACAAATCACATGGCCACACACTCGGCTCTCTCCTACAAGTGCGCAGAACCATGACAAT aatcccagaagCTCTCAGTGTCACAGCAAAGATGTTCGTCCACTTCTGAAGCCCAGTAAAAAGATGTTCCAGATCACTGCAAAcgtgggagctgcaggtgatCCCAGAGCATCCATGGGCAGCTACTCCCAGGCCTATGGAACCATCAGTAAATCTGCACTGCAGAGTCTTCCAATAGCAAAGGCCTCCAAAAACCCTGAGCAGTGA
- the THUMPD2 gene encoding THUMP domain-containing protein 2 isoform X1: protein MSVEPGRFFCTAGRGLEPFLAREVRARLGATEVDCVSGKVFFSAAARPGELRRLRSGERLFLLLKKHSPLPVCGNRGKMLHEIKSLVVGDPKYWLDIISVWRKLHGHEGETDDVSQENTLALKRKSEEETTSISKRQKTEPVRAVVSEECQVEPGGTCAAPERMSSQECWTESKTSSEFLSKGSGESPVVNEKLSFSFRVSCRCSGAIAKIVTSQEVGRAIGVTLVKQCGWRADLRDPDLEVIFVHLNDIQSVVGIPLFRLPLANREYIKTAGLRSTVAWAMASLAEISAGALVLDPMCGLGTILLEAAKEWPEACYWGADVSDSQLEGADGNIRTAGLMDKIELLKTSVKALPLPSESFDSVISDIPFGKKFKTTNDAQLLPDILQEMERVLRVGGTLVLLLSQELHRCVNGLTKRAGGDSADGNSGADPAQALSADGNSSSLAQGGGESVLSRCFGSLVPEGVYAISLGKTDAFIHKYRKVSAPGNWELSAPGLEGT from the exons ATGTCGGTGGAGCCGGGGCGGTTTTTCTGCACGGCGGGCCGTGGGCTGGAGCCTTTCCTGGCTCGGGAGGTGCGGGCGCGGCTCGGCGCCACGGAG GTTGACTGCGTCTCGGGAAAAGTGTTCTTCAGCGCGGCGGCGAGGCCGGGCGAGCTGCGGAGGCTGCGGTCGGGGGAGcgcctgttcctgctgctgaagaaaCACAGCCCGCTGCCGGTGTGCGGGAACAGAG ggAAAATGCTTCATGAGATTAAAAGCCTTGTCGTTGGGGATCCAAAATACTGGCTGGATATTATCTCTGTTTGGAGAAAACTTCATGGACACGAGGGGGAAACAGATGATGTCTCTCAAGAAAACACACTGGCTCTGAAGAGGAAGTCAGAAGAAGAGACCACCAGTATAAGTAAAAGGCAGAAAACGGAGCCAGTGAGAGCAGTTGTGTCTGAGGAATGTCAGGTGGAACCTGGAGGGACCTGTGCGGCGCCAGAGAGAATGAGCAGTCAGGAGTGCTGGACTGAGAGCAAGACTTCCTCAGAATTCCTTTCAAAAGGCAGTGGAGAAAGTCCTGTTGTGAATGAGAAGTTAAGCTTCAGTTTCAGAGTGTCTTGTCGTTGTAGTGGAGCGATTGCCAAAATAGTTACTTCACAG GAGGTGGGAAGAGCCATTGGTGTGACACTCGTGAAGCAGTGCGGGTGGCGTGCTGATCTGCGGGACCCTGACCTGGAGGTA ATCTTTGTACATCTTAATGACATTCAGTCTGTGGTGGGGATTCCTCTTTTCAG GCTTCCATTGGCAAACAGAGAGTATATCAAAACAGCAGGACTGCGGTCAACAGTCGCCTGGGCCATGGCATCTCTGGCTGAAATCAGT GCTGGTGCCCTTGTGCTGGATCCCATGTGTGGACTAGGAACAATCCTACTAGAGGCTGCCAAAGAGTGGCCT GAAGCCTGTTACTGGGGTGCTGATGTAAGTGACTCGCAGTTAGAGGGCGCAGATGGGAACATTAGAACTGCAGGCTTAATGGACAAGATTGAGCTGCTTAAAACTTCTGTGAAAG CATTGCCATTGCCTTCAGAGAGCTTCGACAGTGTTATTTCAGATATTCCATTTGGGAAGAAGTTCAAGACCACAAATGATGCCCAGCTCCTACCAGATATTCTCCAGGAAATGGAGAG AGTGCTTCGTGTTGGAGGGACTCTTGTGTtgctgctgagccaggagctccACAGATGTGTGAATGGCTTGACCAAGCGTGCTGGAGGTGACTCTGCTGATGGCAACAGTGGAGCAGACCCTGCACAAGCCCTGAGTGCGGATGGGAATTCTTCGTCCTTGGCACAGGGTGGTGGAGAATCTGTTCTCAGCAGATGTTTTGGGTCTCTGGTGCCAGAGGGTGTCTATGCCATTAGTCTGGGGAAGACTGATGCTTTCATACACAAATACAGGAAGGTGTCTGCTCCTGGGAACTGGGAGCTatctgctcctgggctggagggaactTGA
- the THUMPD2 gene encoding THUMP domain-containing protein 2 isoform X2, with the protein MSVEPGRFFCTAGRGLEPFLAREVRARLGATEVDCVSGKVFFSAAARPGELRRLRSGERLFLLLKKHSPLPVCGNRGKMLHEIKSLVVGDPKYWLDIISVWRKLHGHEGETDDVSQENTLALKRKSEEETTSISKRQKTEPVRAVVSEECQVEPGGTCAAPERMSSQECWTESKTSSEFLSKGSGESPVVNEKLSFSFRVSCRCSGAIAKIVTSQEVGRAIGVTLVKQCGWRADLRDPDLEIFVHLNDIQSVVGIPLFRLPLANREYIKTAGLRSTVAWAMASLAEISAGALVLDPMCGLGTILLEAAKEWPEACYWGADVSDSQLEGADGNIRTAGLMDKIELLKTSVKALPLPSESFDSVISDIPFGKKFKTTNDAQLLPDILQEMERVLRVGGTLVLLLSQELHRCVNGLTKRAGGDSADGNSGADPAQALSADGNSSSLAQGGGESVLSRCFGSLVPEGVYAISLGKTDAFIHKYRKVSAPGNWELSAPGLEGT; encoded by the exons ATGTCGGTGGAGCCGGGGCGGTTTTTCTGCACGGCGGGCCGTGGGCTGGAGCCTTTCCTGGCTCGGGAGGTGCGGGCGCGGCTCGGCGCCACGGAG GTTGACTGCGTCTCGGGAAAAGTGTTCTTCAGCGCGGCGGCGAGGCCGGGCGAGCTGCGGAGGCTGCGGTCGGGGGAGcgcctgttcctgctgctgaagaaaCACAGCCCGCTGCCGGTGTGCGGGAACAGAG ggAAAATGCTTCATGAGATTAAAAGCCTTGTCGTTGGGGATCCAAAATACTGGCTGGATATTATCTCTGTTTGGAGAAAACTTCATGGACACGAGGGGGAAACAGATGATGTCTCTCAAGAAAACACACTGGCTCTGAAGAGGAAGTCAGAAGAAGAGACCACCAGTATAAGTAAAAGGCAGAAAACGGAGCCAGTGAGAGCAGTTGTGTCTGAGGAATGTCAGGTGGAACCTGGAGGGACCTGTGCGGCGCCAGAGAGAATGAGCAGTCAGGAGTGCTGGACTGAGAGCAAGACTTCCTCAGAATTCCTTTCAAAAGGCAGTGGAGAAAGTCCTGTTGTGAATGAGAAGTTAAGCTTCAGTTTCAGAGTGTCTTGTCGTTGTAGTGGAGCGATTGCCAAAATAGTTACTTCACAG GAGGTGGGAAGAGCCATTGGTGTGACACTCGTGAAGCAGTGCGGGTGGCGTGCTGATCTGCGGGACCCTGACCTGGAG ATCTTTGTACATCTTAATGACATTCAGTCTGTGGTGGGGATTCCTCTTTTCAG GCTTCCATTGGCAAACAGAGAGTATATCAAAACAGCAGGACTGCGGTCAACAGTCGCCTGGGCCATGGCATCTCTGGCTGAAATCAGT GCTGGTGCCCTTGTGCTGGATCCCATGTGTGGACTAGGAACAATCCTACTAGAGGCTGCCAAAGAGTGGCCT GAAGCCTGTTACTGGGGTGCTGATGTAAGTGACTCGCAGTTAGAGGGCGCAGATGGGAACATTAGAACTGCAGGCTTAATGGACAAGATTGAGCTGCTTAAAACTTCTGTGAAAG CATTGCCATTGCCTTCAGAGAGCTTCGACAGTGTTATTTCAGATATTCCATTTGGGAAGAAGTTCAAGACCACAAATGATGCCCAGCTCCTACCAGATATTCTCCAGGAAATGGAGAG AGTGCTTCGTGTTGGAGGGACTCTTGTGTtgctgctgagccaggagctccACAGATGTGTGAATGGCTTGACCAAGCGTGCTGGAGGTGACTCTGCTGATGGCAACAGTGGAGCAGACCCTGCACAAGCCCTGAGTGCGGATGGGAATTCTTCGTCCTTGGCACAGGGTGGTGGAGAATCTGTTCTCAGCAGATGTTTTGGGTCTCTGGTGCCAGAGGGTGTCTATGCCATTAGTCTGGGGAAGACTGATGCTTTCATACACAAATACAGGAAGGTGTCTGCTCCTGGGAACTGGGAGCTatctgctcctgggctggagggaactTGA